TCAAAGTGCGGTGCTATTTTGCCATTATTTTGTTGGGTTTGGCAAGGGGGTATGATTAAAGTGCGGTCATTTTTAGCAGAATTTGGCAAGCGTCCTAATAGAATAAGCACATAATCACGGGCTAAATAGGCTCTCGCTTGATTTTCGCTTTCCGCTAATATGCGGATTTGTTCGGCTTGGGTTGGGTCATAGTGCTGGCGTGATACGCCTAAAAATTGATAAATCATTTTAGTAACTCCACTGAGTAAATTTTCAGAAGTTACCGCCTGAAGTTTCCAGGCTTGTGGGCGGTAACGCATAACGGGCTGGAAAACTGCGATCAGTGGTTCGCAGCAAAGGGCAAAACCTTTCCCGCTATACGCTACCATAGAATGACGCCATTGGCGTGCTTGGGGTGTGCGTATGCTACGAATAAAAAAACACGCTTGAGGCGTGCTATTCGCCACTGATTTATCGTTCGAGTTTCCAGGCTCGGCAATCGTTTTTTGCGATTGCGTGAATAATATAGCCTTAAAGCGGTTTTGTTGTAAAGCCTTTTTTGTGTAAATTGTGGTATTATTGCTAGGTTTCATAATTCATTCCTATATGTTAGATAAGCGAGTATCTCGTTTTGAGATACTCTTTTTTTTGGCTTGCCGTCTGTTCAAATTGAGCAAATGGACGGTTATTTTTAGCAGCCGTTAAAGGTTCACTTATGAAAAAAGTTCATACGTGGAGAAAATCCAGTCGTGAAAAATTTTCACTCCCCCTTTTTAAGGACTGCAAAATCTTGATATTTTGCTGACAAAATCCGCTATTTTGCGGTCATCTTGTCAATAAATATCAACATTTAGATGACAAGTTTTGACAAGTTCAATGCCCTTTGTTTATTGGCTTAATGGTGGGGCGTTTCTCGCTTTGCTAATGTTAATAGCCAGTCTTTCCGTTGCTGGTAATTCATATCAAGACGAATTAAGGCGATATCCGTTTCTTGTAGTTGGCTAAGCGTGGCTAATTGCTGTGGCGTAAAACATTCCCTTATATTCCCTTGAATGCCTTGCTCTTTTCGCCATTGGTTAAGGCTTTGCCCTAATACAAGGCTATCTAGCATACTGTTTTCATTCATAAAGTAATGGGCTTTAACGGGCTTACCTTGGCGGATTAAATAAGCTTTTAGCTCATCAGTTAATCGCTGATTATTGTCAATGGTGGCGAGTCTGATTTGTGTTTGGGCTATCTGCTTACGGTAAACTTTAGGGGCTATGGTGGCTAATTGTTTTTCTGCCTCGATAAAGTGCTGGCGAATTGCTTTACCTACGGGGCTTTTTTCCATTAAACATAAATGTTTCGCCATATCTAAGCTAATGATGTAATCAATTTGCTTTTGTGGTCTGGCTTTAGTGTATTGCTCATTATTTGCGCTCGCCCGTTTTGGTGAGCTCAAATTTTCAACAACAATAAAATCTAAACCATTAATAAAATCAGCCTGCTTAATACGGGCTTTTATCCAGTTAGAAAAATCACGCCCCACGCCTAAGGCTTGATGTAAATTTCTTGCGTCTATGCCGTGAATGCTCTCTTGTTGTTGGTTGGTATAGGGTTGTTGTTTTAGTAGTGCAATAATTTGATGTTGCATTGTCTTTCCTCGCTTTAATCTCTGTTTTTCCTCGCGCGCGCGTACTGGTAACAAAATTCATTATTTTGCCGTTATCGTTTCAACAAATTTCAATCAGTTTCAACATTTGCCGCTTTTCTGCCCTTAGGGTTATTTAGTGGCTAACTGATGAAATTTAATCAGTTGCTTTAATTGCTTTTCAGCTTGTAATGTTGCCGTTCGATAACTTTCATTATTAGGATATTGCTTATAATCACGCTTAAAGCTCTCTAGTCGCTCGCTAAGCAATAAAACCACTTCACCTAAGGGGTAAGGCTCGTTATCGTTATAAAGGCTCATAAAGTGAAATAGCGTGCGTTTATTGAGATAATGCTCAATCGCTTGGCTAAGTAGTCGCTGTTTAGCTATACGGCATTTCATTTCTTTTCATCTCCATTCTTCAGGTTTTTTCAGGTAGCTATTAAGTTAGCTATCGAGTTAGCTATTAAGGTTTTATTACCTTTTGCCCGGTCTCCTCAATGTTGAGAAAAGCCCTGTAACGCCGTTTTCTGTAACAATGCTTTCCGCAAGGAATAATTTAGCCCGAGCTTTATCATAACGGCGTTTTCGGATAACAATTCATCTACTCGTTTTAGTTCTGGTTCGGTTAAGAATTGGCGTATTTCTGCGTCTTTTGGATAGCCCCTTGCGGTTAGCCATTTCTTTTTACCCACGCCCAAAGTAACACGATAAACAAGATTATTTTCACGGCTATAGGCGTGGGGGTCGTCTTTGCCTTGTCGTTCTAAACTTGCCTTAATGGCATCATTTAGCCGTTGTTGGTCTTGTTTTAAATTCGCCCTTGAGCTAATCCACTTTCTCATATGATTAAACTCGTTAATGTAGGCTTCTTTAAACTGCATTGCTTTCTTGCCAGTAAAACCCATCACAAGCAAAGTAAAACCGTCTTGGGTCATTAGGTATATTGGTTGCCTTTTTCCTCTGTCATCTTTGTAATTTGACGGCTTAAAATTGAGCCGCCAAAATTCAGGCGAGCAATTCAATTCTTTAATAGCTCTTAAAATATTTTTATGTTGCTTGTCAAAGTAACTCGCCACTTTTAAGCTGTCGGTTAGTGCGGTCATTTCTTTGTTAAATAATTTAGGGAAAACCGCCCCATTAAAACACTCTTTCATCATTGTTCTGTTTCCTCTTGTTTTGGTTTAGTGGCTCAATTTGAGCGACTAAAATCACGCCTTAAAATTCGCTAAATAGGCTTGTTGCTCTTGCTCGGTCATCAAGCCTAAATCCCGTTTTACTCGCTCCCTGTTTAATAGGGCTATCGCCTTAATGGCTTCTTTTCGGTTGGCTAGGCGGTAAATCGTGTATTGCCCTAGCTCGCTTTGAGTGGTGGACTGGGTTTTAATCAGGGCAATGTTATGCTTGCTTTCCAATTCCGCCACTTCATTGCGGCCGCTATTAATAAAATAGTTCATATCAATTTCACGCCCACTAATCCCGTTAGGGTGGCTAAGTAGGGCAGTAATCACTTTCCCTTTACGGGTAAGGGGTTTTGTTTGGGTTGTCATTGGGTTGCTC
Above is a window of Volucribacter amazonae DNA encoding:
- a CDS encoding antA/AntB antirepressor family protein; translated protein: MQHQIIALLKQQPYTNQQQESIHGIDARNLHQALGVGRDFSNWIKARIKQADFINGLDFIVVENLSSPKRASANNEQYTKARPQKQIDYIISLDMAKHLCLMEKSPVGKAIRQHFIEAEKQLATIAPKVYRKQIAQTQIRLATIDNNQRLTDELKAYLIRQGKPVKAHYFMNENSMLDSLVLGQSLNQWRKEQGIQGNIRECFTPQQLATLSQLQETDIALIRLDMNYQQRKDWLLTLAKRETPHH
- a CDS encoding Rha family transcriptional regulator codes for the protein MMKECFNGAVFPKLFNKEMTALTDSLKVASYFDKQHKNILRAIKELNCSPEFWRLNFKPSNYKDDRGKRQPIYLMTQDGFTLLVMGFTGKKAMQFKEAYINEFNHMRKWISSRANLKQDQQRLNDAIKASLERQGKDDPHAYSRENNLVYRVTLGVGKKKWLTARGYPKDAEIRQFLTEPELKRVDELLSENAVMIKLGLNYSLRKALLQKTALQGFSQH
- a CDS encoding host cell division inhibitor Icd-like protein, with the protein product MKPSNNTTIYTKKALQQNRFKAILFTQSQKTIAEPGNSNDKSVANSTPQACFFIRSIRTPQARQWRHSMVAYSGKGFALCCEPLIAVFQPVMRYRPQAWKLQAVTSENLLSGVTKMIYQFLGVSRQHYDPTQAEQIRILAESENQARAYLARDYVLILLGRLPNSAKNDRTLIIPPCQTQQNNGKIAPHFEKESASREKLNSLQANSTPKEKRAFFVRDFRTPKENNRSNFGLVAYHSMMAYSGQSLAIGCFPVKAVSHPAIRYRQTVRSLAIAFDNLFTGLLAMKTFTKLTALFTPIALTQAVKGGSYA